The DNA region GCTCCGATCGCCCACGGCTTTCTCACGCTCTCGCTGCTCACCGCCCTCGCGACGCCCCTGCTCGACGTCGGCGGCGTGGCGATGGGAGTGAACTACGGCTTCGAGAAGGTGCGCTTCCTCCAGCCGGTGACGGCCGGATCGCGCGTGCGCGCCGTCGGCACGCTCTCGGCGGTCGAGCCAACGGGTTCTGGCATCCGCGTCGTGCAGGATCTGACGATCGAGATCGAAGGGTCGGAGCGGCCGGCGCTCGTCGCCCAGTGGGTGACGCTGCTCGTGCCGGCCTGACTGCCCTCACCCCGCGGAGCACGCCGTCGATCGAGTAGTGCCCGACGACGCCCACCGCTGATCGAGTCGTGCCCGACGACGCCCACCGCTGATCGAGTAGTGCCCGACGCTCCCTCCCGCTGATCGAGTAGTGCCCGACGGAGTCGGACACGTATCGAGATCACGCCGTCGCTTCGGGTGTGATCTCGATACGCGTCCTCGCTGCGCTCGGTCGCCACTCGATCAGCGGGAGGGAGGGAGCGGCGGTCGCTACTCGATCAGCGGTACTGGGTCAGCGGAGGTTCTCCAGCACCATCGCCATGCCCTGACCTCCGCCGACGCACATCGTCTCGAGGCCGTAGCGGCCTCCCGTGGCCGCGAGGCCGTTGATGAGTGTCGACGTGATGCGGGCTCCGGTCATGCCGAACGGATGC from Leifsonia sp. Root1293 includes:
- a CDS encoding MaoC family dehydratase, which encodes MSIRVDTPAELTDAIGTAIGPSDWFTIDQDRIVAFADATDDHQWIHVDVERATAGPFGAPIAHGFLTLSLLTALATPLLDVGGVAMGVNYGFEKVRFLQPVTAGSRVRAVGTLSAVEPTGSGIRVVQDLTIEIEGSERPALVAQWVTLLVPA